The following DNA comes from Amycolatopsis solani.
TGCTCGAGCTGATCGGCCAGGGCCTGTCCAACCGCGAGATCGCCGAGCGGCTGTTCCTCGCGGAGAAGACCGTCAAGAACTACGTCACTTCGGTGCTCGCGAAGCTCGGCATGCAGCGCCGCACGCAGGCCGCCGCCTGGATCGCGCGGCGCGAAAAGTAACGCCTCGCGACCACCGCGTCCGCAATCCGCCGTTCGCTGCCACCTTTTCAAGCCCTTGTCACGGTCCGCCACACCGATCTGGCGTTTCGCCGAACAAGATTCACTCGAACGTGAGTCGAATGTGTGTTCGATGAGCCGGTACGATCATTTCGAGGGCGTGGAAGGGAGGCTGGATGACCCGAGAAGGTTGAGTCCGCAGGAGAACCGGTCAGTCAAGTGGGAGGTCGAACGCGACGAGCGTGCCGAGACTGGGCGAGGAGTTCAGGAAGAACTTCCCGCCCGCGGCGTCCGCGCGTTCGGCGAGATGACGCAGACCGCGGGTGGCGACGCCCTGGGGAACACCGGAACCGTTGTCCCGGACACGGAGTTTGACACCGTCGGAGTCCCTGGTCAGCGTCACGCGGGTTTCGCTGGCGCCGGAGTGTCTGACCACATTGGACAGTGCTTCGCGCAGAGCGGCCCGGATGTGGTCGGCGTGTTCCGCGGGGATGTCGGCGAATTCGCCGGACAGCTCCAGCGTCGGTGGGTAGCCGAGCAGCTCGCCGGCGATGCGGACCTCGCCGCGCGCCGACTCGGCGAGGTCGGTGGGCGTGCCGGTGTCGTGGCGAGGCTCCGGTGACCGCAGCGCGCGCACGGTGCCGCGGATTTCCTCGATGGTCTGGTCGAGCTGGTCGATCGCGTCGGAGAGGCGAGCCCCGTCGGCTTGGGCGAACCGCTTGCGCATGTTGCGCCGGACCCGGTCCAGCTGCATGCCGGCGCCGTAGAGCCGTTGGACGATGACGTCGTGGAGCTCGCGGGCGATGCGCTCCCGCTCTTCGTAGAGGGCGACGCGGTGGCGTGCGTTGGCTCCCTCGGCGAGCGCGAGCAC
Coding sequences within:
- a CDS encoding GAF domain-containing sensor histidine kinase, which gives rise to MGDASPGPVAGSSAGPLANPGASTAADASAGPVADSGAASAGESLRGLALPADSAAGHVARGGEPVASADFTVDPRTAPYVPAELHGYGPFAAAPFGSGGRVLGALTVYRKQGREPFSAGTVEMLVAFAAQAGVVLALAEGANARHRVALYEERERIARELHDVIVQRLYGAGMQLDRVRRNMRKRFAQADGARLSDAIDQLDQTIEEIRGTVRALRSPEPRHDTGTPTDLAESARGEVRIAGELLGYPPTLELSGEFADIPAEHADHIRAALREALSNVVRHSGASETRVTLTRDSDGVKLRVRDNGSGVPQGVATRGLRHLAERADAAGGKFFLNSSPSLGTLVAFDLPLD